A region of Lycium barbarum isolate Lr01 chromosome 1, ASM1917538v2, whole genome shotgun sequence DNA encodes the following proteins:
- the LOC132632789 gene encoding putative methyltransferase At1g22800, mitochondrial: MRRSIALCRRGLRSYCTDAGDGSHSSKLKIFDRHLKSMQRDRAAWLMKPKDSLVDTVVENLLDRLEDCKKIFPIALCMGGSLEAIR; this comes from the exons ATGAGAAGAAGCATAGCTCTTTGTCGGAGAGGACTAAGATCCTACTGTACTGACGCTGGAGATGGATCTCATAGCTCCAAACTCAAAATATTTGATCGTCATCTTAAGAGTATGCAA CGTGATAGAGCGGCTTGGTTGATGAAGCCTAAGGATTCTCTTGTTGATACTGTGGTTGAGAATTTACTAGATCGATTGGAG GATTGTAAGAAAATATTTCCTATTGCATTGTGTATGGGGGGTTCTCTGGAAGCTATCAGATGA
- the LOC132610269 gene encoding uncharacterized protein LOC132610269, whose protein sequence is MSMTVNGQEATFDVFKATRLPAHYEELKMISVVEPELTNAELDHFLASRDPLETALVYGEDLKIDAEVEECLSILDTSCAYLRAKKDVKFVFNEACLTAFDDLKRRSVDQKVCSRGRGLSDSREVTNHPMKDIMLVTEQLQRLKIFGGKLKSKWSGPFEVVRVTAYGAVELKRPNSDETFLVNGQRVKHYYGEATDRARTTIDLEEA, encoded by the exons atgtccatgacagttaATGGGCAAGAGGCGACCTTTGATGTGTTTAAAGCAACCAGacttccagcccattatgaggaATTGAAGATGATTTCTGTGGTGGAACCCGAGCTCACAAATGCCGAGTTAGATCACTTTCTAGCCTCGCGAGATCCGTTGGAGACAGCTTTGGTGTATGGGGAAGATCTGAAGATTGATGCAGAAGTGGAAGAGTGTCTAagcattcttgacacttcatgtgcttatctacgagcaA agaaagatgtgaagtTTGTGTTTAATGAAGCCTGTCTGACGGCTTTTGATGATCTGAAACGAAG ATCAGTAGATCAGAAGGTGTGTTCCAGAGGAAGAGGTCTCAGCGATTCTCGAGAAGTCACTAATCACCCTATGAAGGACATCATGCTGGTGACAGAACAGCTGCAAAG GCTGAAGATTTTCGGTGGAAAGCTGAAGAGTAAGTGGTCTGGGCCATTCGAGGTAGTTCGTGTGACTGCATATGGTGCAGTCGAGCTCAAAAGACCCAACTCGGATGAGACATTCTTGGTGAACGggcaaagagtgaagcattactacggGGAGGCCACTGACCGCGCAAGGACCACCAtcgatctagaagaggcttga